In Halogeometricum sp. S1BR25-6, a single genomic region encodes these proteins:
- the purD gene encoding phosphoribosylamine--glycine ligase → MTETALLVGGGGREHAIARALTADSDCELYACASNRNPGIASLSAGFEQVSETDADAIVAYAEDVGADVAVVGPESALEAGVADALDDAGVYTFGPKSNDARIETDKAFQREFMADHDVPGCPDFAVFEDTEEACAYIDDYEGDLAVKPAGLTGGKGVKVTGDQVTKAEAKEYLRDSEYDEVVLEERLVGEEFTVQAFVANGEVRPTPAVQDHKRAYEGDEGPNTGGMGSYSDSAAELPFMSFEEYTEAVEVLEAVVGSLDDYKGVLYGQFMLTTEGVKVVEFNARFGDPEAMNTLPVLETPFLDVVTAARDGETLPELAFAGKATVCKYAVPGGYPTDPDSGAKIDVDEESAGDALLFYASVDAREDGLYTTTSRSFAVVGVEDTIEAAEEAAEAALSAAGEGLRIRHDIGKPELVQQRIDHMAELRGE, encoded by the coding sequence ATGACGGAGACTGCGCTCCTCGTCGGCGGCGGCGGCCGCGAACACGCCATCGCGCGCGCCCTGACGGCGGATTCGGACTGCGAACTGTACGCCTGCGCGAGCAACCGCAACCCCGGCATCGCGTCGCTCTCGGCCGGATTCGAGCAGGTGTCGGAGACGGACGCCGACGCCATCGTCGCCTACGCCGAGGACGTCGGCGCAGACGTCGCCGTCGTCGGCCCCGAGTCGGCCCTCGAAGCGGGCGTCGCCGACGCGTTGGACGACGCCGGCGTCTACACGTTCGGTCCGAAGTCCAACGACGCGCGCATCGAGACGGACAAGGCCTTTCAGCGGGAGTTCATGGCCGACCACGACGTTCCGGGCTGTCCGGACTTCGCCGTCTTCGAGGACACCGAGGAGGCCTGCGCCTACATCGACGACTACGAGGGCGACTTGGCCGTCAAGCCCGCCGGCCTCACCGGTGGAAAGGGCGTGAAGGTCACCGGCGACCAAGTGACCAAAGCGGAGGCCAAGGAGTACCTCCGCGACTCCGAGTACGACGAAGTCGTCCTCGAAGAGCGTCTCGTCGGCGAGGAGTTCACCGTGCAGGCGTTCGTGGCGAACGGCGAGGTGCGCCCGACGCCCGCCGTGCAGGACCACAAGCGCGCCTACGAGGGCGACGAGGGGCCGAACACGGGCGGCATGGGCAGTTACAGCGATTCGGCCGCGGAACTGCCGTTCATGTCGTTCGAGGAGTACACCGAGGCCGTCGAGGTGTTGGAGGCCGTCGTGGGGTCGCTGGACGACTACAAGGGCGTCCTCTACGGGCAGTTCATGCTGACCACCGAGGGGGTCAAGGTCGTCGAGTTCAACGCCCGCTTCGGCGACCCGGAGGCGATGAACACCCTGCCCGTCCTCGAAACGCCGTTCCTCGACGTGGTGACCGCCGCCCGCGACGGCGAGACGTTGCCCGAACTGGCGTTCGCCGGGAAGGCGACCGTCTGCAAGTACGCCGTCCCCGGCGGCTACCCGACGGACCCCGACTCGGGGGCGAAAATCGACGTCGACGAGGAGAGCGCGGGAGACGCCCTCCTCTTCTACGCCAGCGTCGACGCCCGCGAGGACGGCCTCTACACCACCACCTCGCGGTCGTTCGCCGTCGTCGGCGTCGAGGACACAATCGAGGCGGCCGAGGAGGCGGCCGAGGCGGCCCTCTCGGCGGCCGGCGAGGGCCTGCGTATCCGGCACGACATCGGCAAACCGGAGTTGGTGCAGCAGCGAATCGACCACATGGCCGAGTTGCGCGGGGAGTAA
- a CDS encoding acyltransferase — protein sequence MSDDTDDAAGPRHRRVTSHPTPGPLNSLQYWTDAKPVWRVTLNYLLVWVARVAPFFRWKNWALRRLGVTVGSGVSWGLEATPDVFWPELITLGDDVIVGYDSVLLCHEFLQEEYRTGEVVLEDRAMIGAKAVILPGVTVGEDAQVAANSLVTRDVPPGTTVAGVPARPMSSAEFEDGDGDSDNDD from the coding sequence GTGAGCGACGACACCGACGACGCGGCGGGACCCCGACACCGCCGGGTGACCTCGCATCCGACGCCCGGCCCCCTGAACTCCCTCCAGTACTGGACCGACGCCAAGCCGGTGTGGCGGGTGACGCTGAACTACCTCCTCGTGTGGGTGGCCCGGGTTGCGCCGTTCTTCCGGTGGAAGAACTGGGCGCTCCGGCGACTCGGCGTCACCGTCGGCAGCGGCGTCTCGTGGGGCCTCGAAGCCACCCCGGACGTGTTCTGGCCCGAACTCATCACGCTCGGCGACGACGTCATCGTCGGCTACGACTCGGTCCTCCTCTGCCACGAGTTCTTGCAGGAGGAGTACCGAACCGGGGAAGTCGTCCTCGAAGACCGGGCGATGATAGGCGCGAAGGCCGTGATTCTCCCGGGGGTCACCGTCGGCGAGGACGCGCAGGTGGCCGCGAACTCGCTCGTCACGCGGGACGTGCCGCCGGGGACGACGGTGGCGGGCGTCCCCGCCCGTCCGATGTCGAGCGCGGAGTTCGAAGACGGCGACGGCGATAGCGATAACGACGACTGA
- a CDS encoding sensor histidine kinase, protein MEWSPDEDDVRLGGEVYRQAFRSTGAPALIADPNFVIRDVNDSGLEFLGYRPGELVGRSAAEISGEDDIYADIVDHLSRGETWSGRFVARTSDGDKVYGRGTAAPILVDDDVEGVVAIFVDTTKQQQYENASEVLNRLLRHDLRNELNVMYGHIQRAQSADSEEEATESLQKAQKLILEIVRKSERARDLRDLLERSYAATNRPVRLDIVLNNAMVEVMREFPGATFRFEVFPEVVVNADDLLSTAVEAVLENAVAHNDADDPVVTVDVEVNEDHVVLSVADNGPGVPESQRDLIFGREEYDQLHHGTGISLFFADSVFDSYGGDIWVESNDSNGATFKIRLARV, encoded by the coding sequence GTGGAGTGGAGCCCCGACGAAGACGACGTCCGCCTCGGCGGTGAAGTGTACCGCCAAGCCTTCCGTAGCACCGGCGCTCCCGCGCTCATCGCCGACCCCAACTTCGTCATCCGAGACGTCAACGATAGTGGTCTGGAGTTTCTCGGCTACCGACCGGGCGAACTCGTCGGGCGCTCGGCGGCCGAGATATCCGGCGAGGACGACATCTACGCCGACATCGTCGACCACCTCTCGCGCGGCGAGACGTGGAGCGGTCGGTTCGTCGCCCGAACGAGCGACGGCGACAAGGTGTACGGCCGCGGAACCGCGGCTCCCATCCTCGTCGACGACGACGTCGAAGGCGTCGTCGCCATCTTCGTCGACACGACGAAACAACAGCAGTACGAGAACGCCTCGGAGGTGTTGAACCGACTGCTGAGACACGACCTGCGGAACGAACTCAACGTGATGTACGGCCACATCCAGCGGGCGCAGTCGGCCGACTCGGAGGAGGAGGCGACCGAGAGTCTCCAGAAGGCCCAGAAGCTCATCCTCGAAATCGTCCGCAAGTCCGAGCGCGCGCGCGACCTGCGCGACCTGTTGGAGCGGTCGTACGCCGCGACCAACCGCCCCGTCCGCCTCGACATCGTTCTCAACAACGCGATGGTCGAGGTGATGCGGGAGTTTCCCGGCGCGACGTTCCGTTTCGAGGTGTTTCCGGAAGTCGTCGTCAACGCGGACGACCTGCTGTCGACGGCGGTGGAGGCGGTGTTGGAGAACGCCGTCGCGCACAACGACGCCGACGACCCGGTCGTCACCGTCGACGTGGAGGTCAACGAGGACCACGTCGTCCTCTCCGTCGCCGACAACGGCCCCGGCGTGCCGGAGTCCCAACGCGACCTGATCTTCGGGCGCGAGGAGTACGACCAACTCCACCACGGCACCGGAATCAGCCTGTTCTTCGCCGACAGCGTCTTCGATAGCTACGGCGGCGACATCTGGGTGGAGAGCAACGACTCGAACGGCGCGACGTTCAAAATCCGACTGGCGCGCGTCTGA
- a CDS encoding mechanosensitive ion channel family protein, which yields MTPAVTLWTAQTGVPTEAPDAPEAAEPFLSEIFGLLPRDIWFALVVLVVGVAVALLLGTLTRRVLEGLGVPDSIEGTSFERTARNFDTSTVELLGWLVRYFVVGVAVLAALSIANVNYADRFWSQVVEFLPMLFFAVVIVIVGIVVGDKVGLLIAERLRGVKLPQVGVIPAAAKFTVFFLAALIALSQLGVATTALVVLLAAYLFAVVFLGGIAFRDMLQSGAAGTYLLLTQPYAIGDEIRVGDTDGIVQEVDLFVTHVEDDGEEYIVPNRKVFDEGIVRVR from the coding sequence ATGACGCCCGCGGTGACGCTCTGGACGGCGCAGACCGGCGTGCCGACCGAGGCGCCCGACGCGCCCGAGGCGGCCGAACCGTTCCTCTCGGAGATATTCGGCCTCCTCCCTCGGGATATCTGGTTCGCACTCGTCGTCCTCGTCGTCGGCGTCGCCGTCGCCCTCCTCCTCGGGACGCTCACGCGACGGGTCCTCGAAGGACTCGGCGTTCCGGACTCCATCGAGGGGACGTCGTTCGAGCGGACCGCGCGCAACTTCGACACCTCGACGGTCGAACTGCTCGGGTGGTTGGTCCGCTACTTCGTCGTCGGCGTCGCCGTCCTCGCCGCGCTCTCCATCGCGAACGTGAACTACGCCGACCGCTTCTGGAGTCAGGTCGTCGAGTTCCTCCCGATGCTGTTCTTCGCGGTGGTCATCGTCATCGTCGGCATCGTCGTCGGCGACAAAGTGGGACTGCTCATCGCGGAGCGACTGCGCGGCGTCAAACTCCCGCAGGTGGGCGTCATTCCCGCGGCCGCGAAGTTCACCGTGTTCTTCCTCGCGGCGCTCATCGCCCTCTCGCAACTCGGCGTCGCCACGACGGCGCTCGTCGTCCTCCTGGCCGCGTACCTGTTCGCCGTGGTGTTCCTCGGCGGCATCGCCTTCCGGGACATGCTCCAGTCGGGCGCGGCGGGGACGTACCTGCTTCTCACGCAACCCTACGCTATCGGCGACGAGATTCGCGTCGGCGACACCGACGGCATCGTCCAGGAAGTCGACCTGTTCGTCACGCACGTCGAGGACGACGGCGAGGAGTACATCGTCCCCAACCGGAAAGTGTTCGACGAGGGTATCGTCCGTGTGCGGTGA